The following are encoded in a window of Campylobacter concisus genomic DNA:
- a CDS encoding HIT family protein, translated as MQHLCAPWRSEYFSAKKDSCVFCDVINSDDDDKNGVLFRAKHCFGIMNLYPYSPGHFMIIPNQHTDKIEELDEQTWFEMSKFVRLGVEILKKELYANGVNIGMNLGKAAGAGIAEHVHYHLVPRWSGDTNFITTISDVRVNGTPFHPLFEKLKKAFSAVI; from the coding sequence ATGCAGCACCTTTGTGCCCCTTGGAGAAGCGAATACTTTAGCGCTAAGAAAGATAGCTGTGTTTTTTGTGATGTTATAAACTCAGATGATGATGATAAAAATGGCGTACTTTTTCGAGCTAAACATTGTTTTGGGATTATGAATTTATATCCGTATTCTCCAGGGCATTTTATGATAATACCAAATCAGCATACCGACAAGATCGAAGAGCTTGATGAGCAGACTTGGTTTGAGATGAGTAAATTTGTAAGGCTTGGAGTTGAAATTTTAAAAAAAGAGCTTTATGCTAATGGCGTAAATATAGGTATGAATTTAGGCAAAGCAGCGGGAGCTGGGATAGCTGAGCATGTGCATTATCACCTTGTGCCAAGGTGGAGCGGAGATACAAATTTTATAACCACTATCTCTGATGTGAGAGTAAATGGCACACCATTTCATCCACTTTTTGAGAAACTAAAAAAGGCGTTTAGTGCCGTTATTTGA
- the ilvN gene encoding acetolactate synthase small subunit, whose product MRRTISVIVLNEHGVLARISGLFAGRGYNIDTLTVAPIPESNFSRLSIVTSGDERVLEQIVKQLHKLIPTYKVIESGEFVEKEMALVKIPLGENFAGLEAILKAYNGIVTNTNENYIVVMVADDASRIESFLKSIKKFNPVDVVRGGSVIMDI is encoded by the coding sequence ATAAGAAGAACGATATCAGTTATAGTTTTAAATGAACACGGCGTTTTGGCTAGAATTTCTGGGCTTTTTGCGGGCAGGGGTTACAACATCGACACGCTCACAGTTGCTCCAATACCTGAGAGCAACTTCTCAAGGCTAAGCATCGTAACAAGTGGCGATGAGAGAGTTTTGGAGCAGATCGTAAAGCAGCTTCACAAGCTCATACCTACATATAAAGTTATAGAAAGTGGCGAATTTGTCGAAAAAGAGATGGCGCTCGTAAAAATTCCGCTTGGTGAAAATTTTGCTGGCCTTGAAGCAATACTAAAGGCATACAACGGCATCGTGACAAACACAAATGAAAACTACATAGTCGTCATGGTGGCTGACGATGCGAGCAGGATAGAGAGCTTTTTAAAATCTATAAAGAAATTTAACCCAGTTGACGTCGTACGCGGCGGATCTGTGATAATGGATATATGA
- a CDS encoding tetratricopeptide repeat protein has product MHWRKILVFFMSVFFNSQLLLADDNKSINLRLMQALLFQDSGDVNASIQAYSNIFKDTNQKAYLKEAIKLAFATKNENLDALISEGEKSLKDDSDFIRIKVANLVNLSKLNEAKSLMQELATKEPNAQNLLMLGTICMMQNETTTALKYFEEAYSLKQEEENLLRIVDILINRMDKIKDATKYLEKFRDEQGCTLKTCELLAEIYSQQRNFPKVIELFEELYELNHDTSYIDKIVQFFIYDKNYKAAIEILKKYSYNDIALMDLYAATSNFGDAYILAVKIYNDSRDLNFLAKAAIYEYEMNKDNLNEQKMSEILDKFEASVPKLENDMFFNYYGYLLIDHDIDPRKGIELVQKALAISPESPYYEDSLAWGYFKLGECKKAKSIIQHAMKDVDFRASKEAKEHLHLIERCIINLNKRLKK; this is encoded by the coding sequence ATGCATTGGCGTAAAATTTTAGTATTTTTTATGAGCGTATTTTTTAACTCGCAGCTACTTTTGGCTGATGATAATAAAAGTATAAATTTACGTCTAATGCAGGCTTTATTGTTTCAAGATAGCGGAGATGTGAATGCTAGCATTCAAGCTTACTCAAACATTTTTAAAGATACAAATCAAAAAGCTTATTTAAAAGAGGCGATCAAACTCGCCTTTGCTACAAAAAATGAAAATTTAGATGCTTTGATAAGTGAAGGCGAAAAAAGCTTAAAAGACGATAGCGATTTTATCCGTATAAAGGTGGCAAATTTAGTAAATCTTTCAAAGCTAAATGAGGCTAAAAGTTTAATGCAAGAGCTTGCTACAAAAGAGCCAAATGCTCAAAATTTACTCATGCTTGGCACTATTTGTATGATGCAAAATGAAACAACAACTGCACTAAAATACTTTGAAGAGGCATACTCGCTAAAGCAAGAAGAAGAAAATTTGCTCCGTATCGTTGATATTTTGATAAATCGCATGGATAAGATAAAAGACGCTACAAAATATCTTGAGAAATTTAGAGATGAACAAGGTTGCACGCTAAAAACTTGTGAGCTTTTGGCTGAAATTTACTCCCAGCAAAGAAATTTCCCAAAAGTGATTGAGCTCTTTGAAGAGCTTTATGAGCTAAATCACGACACTTCGTATATTGATAAGATTGTGCAGTTTTTTATCTATGATAAAAATTACAAAGCAGCAATTGAAATTTTAAAAAAATATAGCTACAACGATATAGCGCTTATGGATCTTTATGCGGCGACTAGTAATTTTGGTGATGCATACATACTTGCTGTTAAAATTTATAACGATAGCAGGGATTTAAATTTTTTAGCAAAAGCCGCGATTTACGAATACGAGATGAATAAAGATAACTTGAACGAACAAAAAATGTCTGAAATTTTAGATAAATTTGAAGCTAGCGTGCCAAAGCTAGAAAATGATATGTTTTTTAACTATTATGGCTACTTGCTGATAGATCATGATATTGACCCTAGAAAGGGTATAGAGCTTGTGCAAAAGGCGCTTGCTATCTCGCCTGAGTCGCCTTATTACGAGGATTCGCTAGCGTGGGGATATTTTAAGCTTGGTGAGTGCAAAAAGGCAAAAAGCATTATACAGCATGCGATGAAAGATGTTGATTTTAGAGCTTCAAAAGAGGCAAAAGAGCATTTACACCTAATAGAGCGCTGTATAATAAATCTAAACAAAAGGCTTAAAAAATGA
- a CDS encoding NAD(P)/FAD-dependent oxidoreductase, whose translation MVNVYDLIVVGGGPCGIASVVEAKRNGLNNVLLLEKGDNHSQTIRKFYKDNKRVDKEYKGQDSTIHGVVSFEDGTKESTLDYFDKLLDTEKIEAFFNSEVESVKKDGEIFKVTTSKAVYEAKNVMISIGKMGRPNKPDYKIPPSLNSVVNFNLDSCTNGEKVLVVGGGNSAVEYAIELCQYNKTTIAYRKDNFSRVNETNLSALWELEKHGKIKVRLNHDIKEIDNESGKVRVHYENGKIRVYDRVVYAIGGSSPVDFLQKCQIKIDEKGTPIVDSNYQSSVPGLYVGGDIVLKNGGSIVVALNHAHHVIKDILKGKA comes from the coding sequence ATGGTAAATGTTTATGATCTAATTGTTGTTGGTGGCGGACCCTGTGGAATTGCTAGCGTAGTTGAGGCAAAAAGAAATGGCTTAAACAACGTTTTGCTTCTTGAAAAAGGCGATAATCACAGCCAAACGATAAGAAAATTTTATAAAGATAATAAGCGCGTAGATAAAGAGTATAAAGGGCAAGATAGCACGATACATGGCGTAGTTTCATTTGAGGATGGTACGAAAGAGAGCACGCTTGATTATTTTGATAAGCTGCTTGATACTGAAAAGATTGAAGCTTTTTTTAACTCTGAAGTAGAGAGCGTGAAAAAAGATGGAGAAATTTTTAAAGTAACTACCTCAAAAGCCGTATATGAAGCTAAAAATGTGATGATATCAATTGGCAAAATGGGACGACCAAATAAGCCTGATTATAAAATCCCGCCTTCACTAAACTCGGTTGTAAATTTTAACCTTGATAGCTGTACGAACGGCGAAAAGGTGCTTGTTGTAGGTGGCGGAAACTCAGCAGTTGAGTATGCGATCGAGCTTTGCCAATACAATAAAACCACAATCGCTTATAGAAAAGATAATTTTAGCCGCGTAAATGAGACAAATTTAAGCGCACTTTGGGAGTTAGAAAAGCACGGCAAGATAAAAGTTAGGCTAAATCACGATATAAAAGAGATAGATAACGAATCAGGCAAAGTTAGAGTGCATTATGAAAATGGCAAGATCCGCGTTTATGACAGAGTTGTCTATGCAATAGGCGGCTCAAGTCCGGTTGATTTTTTACAAAAATGTCAGATAAAAATCGATGAAAAGGGCACTCCAATAGTTGATAGTAACTACCAAAGTAGCGTACCAGGACTTTATGTGGGCGGTGACATCGTGCTAAAAAATGGCGGCTCAATAGTCGTTGCTCTAAATCACGCTCATCACGTCATAAAAGACATTTTAAAGGGCAAGGCATAA
- a CDS encoding tRNA1(Val) (adenine(37)-N6)-methyltransferase, with the protein MILAQLKSGYRYNSDTLVLYDFISSSLKNFSGRILDVGAGCGILGLLLKRDFKNSSLSLLDILQINGEISKFNASKNGLEAEIINADFADFKDSEKFDLIVSNPPFYHEGTKQSEDEHIKASRYTSSLGLKDFIRGISVNLKPHKRAFFCYAPDDLSQIVACLKEFKLNLVSLKFIHTKADKPANLALFEVRNNSNSKLKILPPLVMSENGSHTKETIEIFKKADTNSVDYQELA; encoded by the coding sequence ATGATCTTGGCTCAGCTAAAAAGTGGCTATCGCTACAACAGCGATACGCTGGTACTTTATGATTTTATAAGCTCAAGTTTGAAAAATTTTTCAGGCAGAATTTTAGACGTTGGCGCAGGGTGCGGGATACTTGGGCTTTTACTTAAACGCGACTTTAAAAATTCCAGCCTAAGCTTGCTTGATATCTTACAAATAAATGGTGAAATTTCTAAATTTAATGCCAGTAAGAACGGCTTGGAGGCAGAAATCATAAATGCTGATTTTGCAGATTTTAAAGATAGTGAGAAATTTGACCTCATCGTATCAAATCCGCCATTTTATCACGAGGGTACGAAACAGAGCGAAGATGAGCATATAAAAGCTAGTAGATACACAAGCTCTTTGGGTCTAAAAGACTTTATAAGAGGTATAAGCGTAAATTTAAAGCCTCACAAAAGGGCGTTTTTTTGCTATGCACCTGATGATCTTAGTCAGATTGTAGCATGTCTAAAAGAGTTTAAGTTAAATTTAGTAAGCCTAAAATTTATTCATACAAAGGCTGATAAACCAGCAAATTTAGCCTTATTTGAGGTAAGAAATAATTCAAACTCAAAGTTAAAAATTTTGCCACCTTTAGTGATGAGTGAAAATGGCTCACATACAAAAGAGACGATTGAAATTTTTAAAAAAGCTGATACAAATAGCGTCGATTATCAGGAGCTAGCGTGA
- a CDS encoding YkgJ family cysteine cluster protein yields the protein MRVQGFSYEFDASFCESCGGKCCTGESGYIWINEEEISKFCTALHMSKDEFEKQFLIRVGLRCSIKEKPYEDGFACVFFDEKNKNCSVYELRPQQCRTFPFWNYFKKNLKELKAECIGVKF from the coding sequence GTGAGGGTGCAAGGCTTTAGCTATGAGTTTGATGCCAGCTTTTGCGAGAGCTGTGGCGGTAAGTGTTGCACTGGAGAGAGCGGCTACATCTGGATAAATGAAGAAGAAATTTCAAAATTTTGCACCGCACTTCATATGAGCAAAGATGAGTTTGAAAAGCAGTTTTTAATAAGAGTTGGGCTAAGGTGTAGCATAAAAGAGAAGCCTTATGAAGATGGCTTTGCTTGTGTATTTTTTGATGAAAAAAATAAAAACTGCTCGGTTTATGAGCTAAGGCCACAACAGTGCAGGACTTTTCCATTTTGGAATTATTTTAAAAAAAATTTAAAGGAGCTAAAAGCAGAATGCATTGGCGTAAAATTTTAG
- the mnmH gene encoding tRNA 2-selenouridine(34) synthase MnmH, protein MPLFELDVEQWLEKRSSFEILIDARSPHEFLYSHIKDAINLYALNDAEHKEVGTLYKSDRSLAKSLGAKYICKNLQNIIDEVYKRAKVGSAIGIYCAKGGLRSNSIGYVLSMIGYRVFRLSGGYKAYRNHVLEFLNRPLSTKFITLFGNTGCYKSKLIRALSPSIDLEAMANHLGSVFGAINGAQPSQKSFEDALFEKLITLKDKICFIEGESRRIGSLSLPKSLYEAMRSGINVEVSASLEKRISCIVDDYKSVDKAFFDECMKKISPFIDKKARDEAVTKFNENDIAKVAEILLTKYYDKVYKKNENINVFIKSDNFDEAVKKLNNIKNEAKF, encoded by the coding sequence GTGCCGTTATTTGAGCTTGATGTAGAGCAGTGGCTAGAGAAAAGAAGCTCTTTTGAAATTTTAATAGACGCAAGATCGCCACATGAATTTTTATATTCTCACATAAAAGATGCCATAAATTTATATGCTTTAAATGATGCAGAACATAAAGAGGTAGGCACACTCTATAAAAGCGATAGATCCCTAGCAAAGAGCCTTGGCGCAAAATATATCTGCAAAAATTTACAAAATATCATTGATGAGGTTTATAAAAGAGCCAAAGTTGGTTCAGCTATTGGCATCTACTGCGCTAAAGGTGGGCTTAGATCAAATTCTATTGGCTATGTGCTAAGCATGATAGGATATAGAGTTTTTAGGCTTAGTGGTGGCTATAAAGCTTATAGAAATCACGTTTTAGAATTTCTAAATCGACCTTTGAGCACGAAATTTATCACTCTTTTTGGAAATACTGGCTGCTATAAAAGTAAGCTAATAAGGGCTCTAAGCCCATCAATAGACCTTGAAGCTATGGCAAATCATTTAGGATCTGTCTTTGGAGCGATAAATGGCGCGCAGCCAAGCCAAAAAAGCTTTGAAGATGCGTTGTTTGAAAAGCTCATCACGCTAAAAGATAAAATTTGCTTTATTGAGGGTGAGAGCAGAAGGATAGGCTCATTAAGCTTGCCAAAAAGTCTTTATGAGGCTATGCGTAGTGGCATAAATGTCGAAGTGAGCGCAAGTTTAGAAAAAAGAATTTCTTGTATAGTGGATGACTATAAAAGTGTGGATAAAGCTTTTTTTGACGAGTGTATGAAGAAAATTTCACCATTTATCGATAAAAAAGCTAGAGATGAAGCTGTGACTAAATTTAATGAAAATGATATTGCTAAAGTAGCTGAAATTTTACTCACAAAATACTACGATAAAGTCTATAAGAAAAATGAAAATATTAATGTTTTTATAAAATCTGATAACTTTGACGAAGCCGTTAAAAAGCTAAATAATATAAAAAATGAAGCAAAATTTTAG
- a CDS encoding vesicular transport factor Uso1p — MINKILLAIFCLIAGFCLSFFKSPKEDETPKDTNQTIYSINFDNLPEEERQKYISKDDLYEYGGYITPKSYIQNFTEMNDQNLSNDINELQEQVRELSKKNKILATDNVDISEKNLDFIGKISEMKKNIENEKNEIVEKNQKTLGKLEAQHFENIQTLTKRLNEAQADMIESSKAYEKKIIDLENAINEAKNGDESKVKDIEANFAKFKEMAEANYTALKEQNIELNTTLAQKEALIKEYENTQNEKDKNEKREILLLKEEIERAKNDAKIQKFSYEKEINALTDGFETQKSVMEDELSKKANKIIDLEEALESSKTALKDRIYELDEIKKNLNSKDLAVENYNGKNLELNASLAALHKSFNDLKEKNLKSEQENKLANENISSLKKELERVNLINKKLEKQNLDANTSLNELNKKLNLSEESFKNARDELKTLDTKTNKFLKTLFEQNQTISLQTQKLGLNDSELKNLSAKINLKDEKIKELENNLTQTSQMLAAKQSELEAQKRTLKIDMQNYEILRQQINILQKKIADTSALFADSNKSGGKNLLSLQNELESAKHKLNESNKTIERLNSKINELSSSSVKGSPVNAKIIELQKDIEQNLNRQDELENENVNLKNILQATIKPETPTKLVLISSLECDDMDAKDKISVMCKNRVSEFLQRFNSNYLYEIIPIVDKKNFVIPSNVAQSIKKDDLGRLNNYVNYGVGKERAKAAAELIKEEFGDFARISFSSEVIVKDVTRGFIIKVYR; from the coding sequence TTGATAAATAAAATTTTACTAGCCATTTTTTGTTTGATAGCTGGCTTTTGCCTATCGTTTTTTAAATCTCCAAAAGAAGATGAGACACCAAAAGATACTAATCAAACGATTTATTCTATAAATTTTGATAATTTGCCAGAAGAAGAGAGACAAAAATACATCAGTAAAGACGATCTTTACGAATATGGCGGATATATAACTCCAAAAAGTTATATCCAAAATTTTACTGAAATGAACGATCAAAATTTATCAAATGATATAAACGAACTTCAAGAACAAGTTCGTGAGCTAAGCAAAAAAAATAAAATTTTAGCTACTGATAATGTTGATATCAGCGAGAAAAATTTAGACTTTATAGGCAAAATTTCAGAGATGAAAAAAAATATCGAAAATGAAAAAAATGAGATAGTTGAGAAAAACCAAAAGACGCTTGGCAAGCTTGAAGCACAACACTTTGAAAATATACAAACTCTCACAAAACGGCTAAATGAAGCTCAAGCTGATATGATTGAGAGCTCAAAAGCCTATGAAAAAAAGATAATAGACCTTGAAAATGCGATAAATGAGGCAAAAAATGGTGATGAAAGTAAGGTAAAAGATATCGAAGCAAATTTTGCTAAATTTAAAGAGATGGCTGAGGCAAATTACACAGCTTTAAAAGAGCAAAATATAGAGCTAAATACGACACTGGCTCAAAAAGAAGCACTAATAAAAGAGTATGAAAATACTCAAAATGAAAAAGATAAAAACGAAAAAAGAGAAATTTTGCTTTTAAAAGAGGAGATCGAGCGAGCAAAAAATGACGCTAAGATACAAAAATTTAGCTATGAAAAAGAGATAAATGCACTAACTGATGGCTTTGAAACGCAAAAAAGCGTTATGGAGGATGAGCTTTCAAAAAAGGCAAATAAGATAATTGATCTTGAGGAGGCTCTTGAGTCAAGCAAGACTGCCTTAAAAGATAGAATTTATGAGCTTGATGAGATAAAGAAAAATTTAAACTCAAAAGATTTGGCAGTTGAAAACTATAATGGTAAAAATTTAGAGCTAAACGCCTCTCTTGCGGCACTTCATAAAAGTTTTAATGATTTAAAAGAAAAAAATCTTAAAAGCGAGCAGGAAAATAAACTCGCAAATGAAAATATAAGCTCGCTTAAAAAAGAGCTTGAACGGGTAAATTTGATAAATAAAAAGCTAGAGAAGCAAAATTTAGATGCAAATACAAGTTTAAATGAGCTAAATAAAAAGCTAAATTTGAGTGAAGAGAGCTTTAAAAATGCACGAGATGAGCTAAAGACGCTTGATACAAAGACAAATAAATTTTTAAAAACTTTATTTGAGCAAAATCAAACTATTTCTTTGCAAACTCAAAAGCTTGGTTTAAATGACAGTGAGTTGAAAAATTTAAGTGCAAAGATAAATTTAAAAGATGAAAAGATAAAAGAGCTGGAAAATAATCTCACACAAACAAGCCAAATGCTAGCAGCAAAGCAAAGTGAGCTAGAAGCTCAAAAAAGAACGCTAAAGATCGATATGCAAAACTATGAAATTTTGCGTCAGCAAATAAATATTTTGCAAAAAAAGATAGCTGATACGTCGGCCCTTTTTGCTGATAGTAATAAAAGCGGTGGTAAAAATTTACTAAGCTTACAAAATGAGCTTGAAAGTGCAAAACATAAGTTAAATGAGAGCAATAAGACGATTGAGAGGTTAAATTCTAAAATAAATGAACTTAGCTCATCTAGCGTAAAAGGAAGTCCAGTAAATGCCAAAATCATCGAACTTCAAAAAGATATCGAGCAAAATTTAAATAGGCAAGATGAGCTTGAAAATGAAAATGTGAATTTAAAAAATATCTTGCAGGCGACAATTAAGCCAGAGACGCCAACAAAGCTAGTTTTGATCTCTAGCCTTGAGTGTGATGACATGGATGCAAAAGATAAGATTAGCGTGATGTGTAAGAATAGAGTGAGCGAATTTTTGCAAAGATTTAACTCAAACTACCTTTATGAGATAATTCCGATCGTAGATAAGAAAAATTTTGTCATCCCATCAAATGTGGCTCAAAGCATCAAAAAAGACGATCTTGGCAGGCTAAACAACTATGTAAATTATGGCGTTGGTAAAGAGCGCGCAAAGGCAGCAGCCGAGCTTATAAAAGAGGAATTTGGCGATTTTGCAAGGATAAGCTTTAGCTCCGAAGTGATCGTAAAAGATGTCACGCGTGGCTTTATCATCAAGGTTTATAGATGA
- a CDS encoding acetolactate synthase large subunit: MKQISGSQMISEALHEEGVEIVFGYPGGAALNIYDETYKQTYFKHVLVRHEQAAVHAADGYARVSGKVGVAFVTSGPGFTNAVTGLATAYSDSIPIVLISGQVPTFMIGTDAFQEIDAVGISRPCVKHNFLVNSVEELPRIIKEAFYIARSGRPGPVHIDIPKNITSRLGDFVYPKEISIPSYKPTYKGNSKQIKKAAVAINEAKRPLLYIGGGAIASNASEIIRKFMKKTGIPAVETLMALGVLDAKDELNLGMAGMHGSYASNMALSECDLLISLGARFCDRITGRTDEFAKHAKIIHVDIDPSSISKIINAHFPIVGDLTNVLTELYDEVNAKPENYAPWREILDRYSKLNPLSYTDSDTVLKPQWVIEETAKIAGADAIISTDVGQHQMWVAQFYPFNRARQLVTSGGLGTMGFGLPAAIGAKCAKSDNLVINFTGDGSILMNIQELMTAHEINMPVINIILNNNFLGMVRQWQTFFYEKRYSSTDLSLQPDFVKIAEGFGGVGFVCKSKDEFRKALKEAIDSKKSAMIDVRIDRFEDVLPMVPAGAAIYNMILKSKEEK; encoded by the coding sequence ATAAAACAGATTTCTGGTTCACAGATGATAAGCGAGGCCTTGCACGAAGAGGGCGTTGAGATAGTTTTTGGCTATCCTGGCGGTGCAGCTTTAAATATCTACGACGAGACATATAAACAAACTTATTTTAAGCACGTTTTGGTTCGCCACGAGCAAGCGGCCGTTCATGCGGCCGATGGATACGCTAGAGTTAGTGGTAAAGTTGGCGTTGCTTTTGTGACGAGTGGCCCTGGCTTTACAAATGCAGTCACAGGCCTTGCAACAGCTTATAGCGACAGCATACCGATCGTGCTTATAAGCGGTCAAGTACCAACATTTATGATCGGCACAGATGCTTTTCAAGAGATCGATGCGGTCGGCATTTCACGCCCCTGTGTTAAGCATAACTTTTTAGTTAATAGCGTTGAAGAGCTACCTCGCATCATAAAAGAGGCGTTTTATATCGCAAGATCAGGCCGCCCAGGACCAGTTCATATCGATATCCCAAAAAATATCACATCAAGACTTGGTGACTTTGTATATCCAAAAGAAATTTCTATCCCAAGTTACAAACCGACCTATAAGGGCAACTCAAAACAGATAAAAAAAGCAGCAGTTGCGATAAATGAAGCTAAAAGACCGCTTTTATACATAGGTGGTGGTGCGATCGCATCAAATGCAAGCGAGATCATACGTAAATTTATGAAAAAAACTGGCATTCCAGCGGTTGAGACGCTGATGGCTCTTGGCGTGCTTGACGCAAAAGATGAGCTAAATTTAGGCATGGCAGGCATGCATGGTAGCTACGCTTCAAATATGGCACTTAGTGAGTGCGACCTTCTTATATCACTTGGAGCTAGGTTTTGTGATAGGATCACTGGTAGGACGGATGAGTTTGCCAAACATGCAAAGATCATCCATGTTGACATTGATCCAAGCTCTATTTCAAAGATCATAAACGCCCATTTTCCAATAGTTGGAGATCTTACAAATGTGCTAACCGAGCTTTATGATGAAGTCAATGCAAAGCCTGAAAACTATGCTCCTTGGAGAGAAATTTTAGATAGATACTCAAAGTTAAATCCTCTAAGCTACACAGATAGCGACACAGTACTTAAACCACAATGGGTCATCGAAGAGACCGCGAAGATAGCAGGAGCTGATGCGATAATCTCAACAGATGTCGGTCAGCACCAAATGTGGGTGGCGCAGTTTTATCCGTTTAACCGAGCAAGACAGCTTGTCACAAGTGGTGGACTTGGCACAATGGGATTTGGCCTCCCTGCAGCGATCGGTGCAAAATGTGCAAAATCAGACAATCTTGTTATAAATTTTACAGGTGATGGCTCAATACTTATGAATATCCAAGAGTTAATGACTGCTCATGAGATAAATATGCCTGTTATAAACATCATTTTAAACAACAACTTCTTAGGCATGGTTCGTCAGTGGCAGACATTTTTCTATGAAAAACGCTACTCATCGACTGATCTTAGCTTGCAGCCTGATTTTGTAAAGATCGCTGAAGGATTTGGCGGAGTTGGCTTTGTTTGCAAGAGTAAGGATGAGTTTAGAAAGGCTTTAAAAGAAGCGATCGATAGCAAAAAATCAGCGATGATCGACGTTAGGATCGACCGCTTTGAGGATGTGCTTCCTATGGTTCCAGCTGGAGCTGCGATTTATAATATGATATTAAAGAGCAAGGAAGAAAAATGA
- the trpC gene encoding indole-3-glycerol phosphate synthase TrpC yields MILDEIIKKTKDDLEKRKIDFPEEWLGRSLAYNPYVPRDVLNALRASQNEPIRIIAEIKKASPSKGVIREDFEPIKIAQEYEPYANAFSILTEPHWFKGDIEYITQVRRYASRPILRKDFIVDKYQILEALVYGADFILLIAKALTQNELKEFLDYAHHLGLEVLVETHDASDVKKAIFAGANIIGINHRNLDDFTMDMSLCEKLIPLLPNGKIIVAESGLYEHEQLRELSKIGVDAFLIGEHFMRQDDIKNAVKKIKEGE; encoded by the coding sequence ATGATACTTGATGAGATAATAAAAAAGACTAAAGATGATCTTGAAAAAAGAAAAATAGACTTCCCTGAGGAGTGGCTTGGTCGCTCGCTAGCGTACAATCCATACGTGCCAAGAGATGTTTTAAATGCACTTAGAGCAAGTCAAAATGAGCCTATAAGAATCATAGCCGAGATCAAAAAAGCAAGCCCAAGTAAGGGCGTGATAAGAGAAGACTTTGAGCCGATAAAAATAGCCCAGGAATACGAGCCATACGCAAATGCTTTTAGTATCTTGACTGAGCCACATTGGTTTAAAGGCGATATTGAATACATCACGCAAGTTCGCCGCTACGCCTCAAGGCCGATCCTTAGAAAAGATTTTATCGTTGATAAGTATCAAATTCTTGAAGCTCTTGTTTATGGGGCAGACTTTATCTTGCTCATCGCAAAAGCACTAACTCAAAACGAGCTAAAAGAGTTTTTAGACTACGCTCATCATTTAGGTCTTGAAGTTTTGGTTGAAACTCACGATGCGAGTGATGTGAAAAAAGCTATCTTTGCAGGAGCAAATATAATAGGTATAAATCACCGAAATTTAGATGATTTTACGATGGATATGAGCCTTTGTGAGAAGCTCATACCACTTTTGCCAAATGGCAAGATAATAGTCGCTGAAAGCGGTCTTTACGAGCATGAACAGCTTAGAGAGCTAAGTAAAATAGGCGTAGATGCTTTCTTGATAGGAGAGCATTTTATGAGACAAGATGATATAAAAAATGCCGTCAAAAAGATAAAGGAGGGCGAGTAA